The Acetomicrobium flavidum genome window below encodes:
- a CDS encoding carbon storage regulator translates to MLVLSRKEGQSLILNDNIEVMVVEIAKGQVRLGIRAPKDVLVLRKELTEEVADSNRLSAQTRDVEVLGSVIKKSHPEN, encoded by the coding sequence ATGCTTGTGCTTTCTCGTAAGGAAGGCCAGTCTCTGATCCTCAACGATAACATCGAAGTAATGGTCGTAGAAATTGCGAAGGGCCAGGTCCGTCTGGGGATCAGGGCGCCGAAGGACGTCTTGGTGCTACGCAAGGAACTTACCGAAGAGGTGGCTGACTCCAACAGGCTTTCTGCCCAAACGCGGGATGTGGAAGTCCTAGGTTCTGTCATTAAAAAATCGCATCCTGAAAACTAA
- the fliW gene encoding flagellar assembly protein FliW, translating to MQKFKTLRFGLLEYSEDDVLYFPKGIPGFDDHKRWLLLGDDDEGNPIKWLQSLEDSDVALPVMPPEFIIPKYDPQLCEGDIKDLKAPLNELCFFVVVAVPENAPWEATANVRAPIVINIAERLGKQVIGQREDYGIRHYIFDDTTRENIKNAFLEAQRASGKGGAP from the coding sequence ATGCAAAAATTTAAGACCCTTAGGTTTGGGTTGTTAGAATACAGCGAAGACGATGTCCTCTATTTCCCCAAGGGAATTCCCGGTTTCGATGACCACAAAAGATGGCTGCTTCTAGGTGACGATGACGAAGGCAATCCCATAAAATGGCTTCAGAGCCTTGAAGATAGCGATGTCGCCCTTCCCGTGATGCCACCGGAATTTATAATTCCCAAATACGACCCCCAGCTATGCGAAGGCGACATAAAAGACCTGAAAGCCCCACTAAACGAGCTTTGCTTTTTCGTGGTGGTGGCCGTTCCGGAAAATGCACCGTGGGAAGCAACGGCTAACGTTCGTGCCCCAATTGTCATAAACATTGCGGAGCGTCTGGGCAAGCAAGTGATAGGTCAAAGAGAAGATTATGGAATACGGCATTATATCTTTGATGATACAACAAGAGAAAACATTAAAAATGCCTTCCTTGAGGCTCAAAGGGCATCGGGCAAAGGGGGTGCCCCTTAA
- the argH gene encoding argininosuccinate lyase, which yields MWKGRFSEDTAEVVLKFTQSLDMDWQLAEADIRGSKAHVRTLASAGLISAEEEAALIRGLDQVLEEVKSGKLKPQIELEDVHMNVEARLTELLGDVGKKLHTGRSRNDQIATTLRLFLRDQLIQIGSKLKAFLEALLDRAESHIDFVVPGYTHLRRAQPISMGHYWMSHFWAFNRDFLRLKAAFEALSECPLGSAALAGSTLPLDRKLSAKLLRFCKPTENSIDSVASRDYLADFHHFASLFAVHCSRLAEDLIIYNSDEFGILDLPDAFCTGSSIMPQKKNPDVLELVRGKTGQILAGYVDLAVTLKGIPLAYDRDLQEDKRGLMRTLQTLHGMLDVLTPLILRVEVNAKGASKAFDDGFIFATDVAEYLVLKGIPFRRAHELVGKAVKWCLSKNKGFSDLSLAEWYNLIPQIDEEMITNLNPRSSVERRNTYGGTSFAEVRRQINEGKKLVEDAEKFLSTWVGDVDYSCDL from the coding sequence ATGTGGAAGGGCAGGTTTAGTGAAGACACGGCTGAAGTCGTTCTAAAATTCACCCAGTCCCTGGATATGGACTGGCAACTGGCCGAGGCCGATATAAGGGGAAGCAAGGCTCACGTCAGGACATTGGCCTCGGCTGGCTTGATAAGCGCTGAAGAGGAAGCCGCCCTCATCCGAGGCTTAGATCAGGTGCTGGAAGAGGTTAAAAGCGGGAAACTAAAGCCGCAGATAGAGCTTGAAGACGTCCACATGAACGTAGAGGCTCGCCTTACCGAACTTCTGGGTGACGTCGGCAAAAAGCTTCATACTGGAAGGAGCCGCAACGATCAGATAGCAACGACATTGCGGCTGTTTTTAAGGGATCAGCTGATTCAGATAGGCAGCAAGTTGAAGGCCTTTCTTGAGGCCTTGCTCGATCGTGCCGAAAGCCATATCGATTTCGTCGTTCCAGGTTACACCCACCTGCGCCGTGCCCAACCTATCAGCATGGGGCATTACTGGATGTCGCACTTTTGGGCTTTCAACAGGGATTTCTTGCGCCTTAAGGCGGCCTTCGAGGCATTGAGCGAATGTCCTTTGGGATCGGCGGCCCTGGCGGGTTCTACGCTTCCATTAGATCGCAAATTATCAGCCAAGTTACTCCGCTTCTGCAAGCCGACGGAAAACAGCATAGATTCCGTAGCGAGTCGGGATTACTTAGCAGATTTTCACCACTTCGCATCTTTATTTGCCGTGCATTGCAGCCGACTGGCCGAGGACTTGATAATATATAACAGCGATGAGTTCGGTATATTGGACCTTCCTGATGCCTTTTGCACGGGTTCAAGCATCATGCCGCAGAAAAAAAATCCTGATGTACTAGAGCTGGTTAGAGGCAAAACCGGACAGATCCTGGCCGGCTACGTTGACCTCGCCGTTACTTTAAAGGGCATACCCCTAGCCTACGACAGGGACCTGCAAGAGGACAAGCGCGGACTGATGAGGACATTGCAAACCCTGCACGGGATGCTTGACGTGCTGACTCCTTTGATTTTGAGAGTGGAGGTAAACGCTAAAGGTGCATCAAAAGCTTTTGACGACGGCTTCATCTTTGCAACGGATGTAGCCGAATACCTAGTGTTAAAGGGCATCCCCTTTAGAAGGGCTCACGAGCTTGTTGGCAAGGCCGTAAAGTGGTGCTTAAGCAAAAATAAGGGTTTTTCGGACTTGAGCTTGGCGGAGTGGTACAACCTTATCCCCCAGATCGACGAGGAGATGATCACAAACCTAAATCCCCGCTCTTCGGTAGAAAGGCGCAATACATACGGCGGTACTTCTTTTGCTGAGGTGAGGCGTCAGATCAATGAGGGCAAAAAATTGGTCGAGGATGCAGAAAAATTTTTGTCTACATGGGTAGGGGATGTTGACTATTCTTGCGACCTGTGA
- a CDS encoding Ppx/GppA phosphatase family protein, with protein MSSRFGTVDIGSNSLRFLAVERASGLLCYLDSGIWTIRLGRGLRDGEYVIQEDVLSMALLTVEEAWKRLDALHVPLNNRVIFATESLRSSSNAHEIADIVEKKTGLALRILDGRQEALYSYRGALLGMDVNDALVFDLGGGSLELCCKNFNVSLPLGAIRIKASFDEDTVAIKSHVRSKLREVLKEGSMMQVAEIIGVGGTSSTAAMILKGIPIKNYHPSKVHATRIEEKDIESLIEFLKQMDVEARRHLTGLEPARADIIVSGLCVISAILEFFGADRYTHSECDLLWGVLADAVTEKDAVDVKGICWGVN; from the coding sequence TTGTCATCTCGCTTTGGTACTGTGGATATAGGGTCAAATTCTTTGAGGTTTTTGGCAGTTGAGAGGGCAAGTGGGCTTCTATGTTACCTTGATTCGGGAATTTGGACGATACGTCTGGGCCGAGGTTTAAGGGATGGCGAATACGTGATACAAGAAGATGTCTTAAGCATGGCGCTGCTGACTGTAGAAGAAGCATGGAAAAGGCTTGATGCCCTACATGTGCCTTTGAATAACAGAGTTATCTTTGCCACGGAATCGCTGAGGTCATCATCTAATGCCCACGAAATAGCGGATATCGTAGAAAAAAAGACCGGCCTTGCTCTTAGGATATTGGATGGCAGGCAGGAGGCCCTCTACAGTTACAGAGGTGCCCTGCTGGGGATGGATGTGAACGACGCCTTGGTCTTTGACCTCGGGGGCGGGAGCTTGGAGCTGTGTTGCAAAAATTTTAACGTCTCCCTGCCTTTGGGAGCCATAAGGATAAAGGCATCGTTTGACGAAGATACAGTAGCCATTAAGAGCCATGTACGTTCTAAATTGCGCGAGGTTTTAAAGGAAGGTTCGATGATGCAGGTCGCGGAAATAATAGGCGTTGGCGGCACATCATCGACGGCGGCAATGATCCTTAAGGGCATCCCAATTAAAAATTACCATCCATCGAAGGTGCATGCCACTAGGATTGAAGAAAAAGATATAGAAAGCCTGATTGAATTTTTGAAGCAAATGGATGTGGAAGCTAGAAGACATCTAACAGGCCTTGAACCCGCCAGGGCCGATATCATAGTAAGCGGCCTTTGTGTTATCTCGGCGATCTTGGAGTTTTTTGGCGCGGATCGCTATACCCATAGCGAATGCGATCTTTTATGGGGAGTGCTAGCCGATGCCGTTACCGAAAAGGATGCAGTTGATGTAAAGGGCATATGTTGGGGGGTAAATTAG